The genomic window TAGTAGTGAGACGACGCAAGATATTCAACAGGTAGCACAGAAGTAAGCAAATTGTGCAAAACAGTTGTTGCCTGAAGTCAGAAGACTTATGATCTAAGAAGATCCATAATTAGGGAGCGATTTCTTCACCACGTTATGAAGAGAGAGTAGATTTTCAGGGAAAACATGGAGAAGACAGCTGGAATGTCTGCTCGTAATGCACCACCAAATGTAGGTCTTAGAACAGAAGGAGCAGCAAAAGATGCGCGGTCCAGCAGGTAAGCTAACTTTTCAGAGAGAGAGACTTCACTTCCTAGGTTTAACATAAACAATGAATTGAGTATTTATGCAATGAGAGTGACGATCAACGTTTACGCTGTTGTTTAAACGTCTGAACAGAACTTTTTGATCCCCAAAAGTGACGGCCTAATTTCGTAATTTATTCTGTATACCGGCATATGCGTAGACACCTGTTACTTTgtgagttttgtcagggttggttAGAAGTAGCAAAATTtttatgctattttttttttttcatcgtgttCTTGGTACCAGACTTCATTTACCCATTTCTTCCTCTTTCCATGGAGAATTGGTGCGTACTATTGATGGTAAATGAATAATTTTGTCATTCTTATTAGTAAGTGTAGAAAACTTGTTTGTCTGTACTAGCAAAACTGCTGTAATCACATGCGATGTCTGTCATATTATATTGACCTTTTCTTACAATGTAATAAAATTCTAGCAGAATTGTTAAACTGACAATTATTAGTCTTTAGTTTAGCAAATTACACGCTTTGGGATTAccccttctccctctctcccttcccacCTTCTCCAGTAGATACTTGGTGAATCTAGTCATAAAGTAAATTATCtatcaaataataaaattaaatttcagcaagacCTGGACATTGTCTGATTTTGAAATTGGAAGAGCACTGGGAAAAGGAAAGTTTGGAAATGTTTACCTTGCTAGGGAAAGAAGTTCAAAATATGTAATTGCACTCAAGGTTCTATTCAAATCTCAGCTGGTTAGTGCAAATGTTGAGCACCAGCTAAGAAGAGAAATTGAAATACAGTCACACTTGAGGTAAGTTTAAGGATGCAATGATTATACACTAAATTTTCAGTGTTAAGTTACAATTGTTAgttaacatttctgaaaatttatagGCATCCGAACATTTTGAAACTGTATGGTTATTTTCATGATGAAGCAAGAGTATACCTTATTTTGGAGTATGCTCCTAAAGGAGAACTTTTCAAAGAGATAAAATCACAGCCACAACAAAGGCTGGACGAAGTAAGGTAAGCTTCATTACAAGGCTAAAGTATACAGATGtatattattttccaaaaattggTATTTAAAGTTTTGTTCTGCAATATTTTctcagaataaaaaaaattgttacagaacAGCTACCTACATAGCACAGTTGGCTGACGCTCTTCTCTACTGCCATAATAAAAAGGTAATTCACAGGGACATCAAACCAGAAAACTTACTTATTGGCAGTAAAGGTGAATTGAAAATTGCAGACTTCGGCTGGTCAGTCCACTCACCTCAGTCAAGGTGTGTACAGCTCAAGACTCTTTATTGGTATATACTTTTAAGTGAATACAGTGTATTCTGTTTACTAACTAATGTAAAACTGATTTGATTTTTTGACTTTGTAAGAGGCACATGTGGATTGTGGCGTTCATTTTGCAAACATTTTTACATCATGTGTTGCCACTTCGATgcttattaagatcaggcactgtgAGTGCAGCCAAATAGTAGGCCAGGCTTCAAAATTAAACTAGTCACATAGTATAAATACTGCAACTATTTAGAGAATCGTTATGAAATGGTTTaagaaacataatacagttgctggttccctgtcaacaaaatgttaaaactgaaaattttatgttTGAGGCATTCAGCAGGCAGGCATAGAAGAGTTAATATTGCCAAGCTTTCAGGCACTGTACCACTTTTTGAACTAACTAATGCAAAACATGCATGTGCACAACCACATTGTGCCAAAGTAACACTTTTATTTTTTCCAGTAATTAAATTATGTAGAAATGTTGCAATGTAGTGTTTTTAATTCAGAGATATGAAATGAATCCTCACTCTAGCCAGACACTTAATCAAAACTGGCTGTGAGTGTCTGAAGTTTCTGTAAAACTACTTGGGTGACTGCTGTTGCATTCTACAAGAAAATGTCATGTAAAGTACATGTATGTCATAAAGCACAATGTTGGCCTTCCGGATAACTGTGCACATTAGTGTTTGCTTCTGGGAGGGGGAGGCAGTCTGGCCCCGATTCAATTCTGCCTGGTGGATTAACGATGAGGACTGGTGTGCTGTCCAACTTTGGTG from Schistocerca nitens isolate TAMUIC-IGC-003100 chromosome 5, iqSchNite1.1, whole genome shotgun sequence includes these protein-coding regions:
- the LOC126259873 gene encoding aurora kinase A-A-like — protein: MEKTAGMSARNAPPNVGLRTEGAAKDARSSSKTWTLSDFEIGRALGKGKFGNVYLARERSSKYVIALKVLFKSQLVSANVEHQLRREIEIQSHLRHPNILKLYGYFHDEARVYLILEYAPKGELFKEIKSQPQQRLDEVRTATYIAQLADALLYCHNKKVIHRDIKPENLLIGSKGELKIADFGWSVHSPQSRRTTLCGTLDYLSPEMVKGQPHDENVDLWSLGVLCYECLVGKPPFESSTYDDTYRKISRAQYSLPLFISNDARDLIAKLLVVVPQNRLPLSEVLKHPWILKNVFTQKNVK